The genomic stretch attcactgttgctggggaagtagaatagcctatctggaggacagtgtggtggttccactaGAAACTAGGTATGTAGGTGttacaaggtcctgcaacctcatttaTGGGATATATACTTAGATGAtcagaaagcagggacacaaatggacatttacacactggagtatatggtggcagtattcacgattagCAATGGATGGAGGAcatctgatgaacagaatggttaACTGGGGTGTATGCATACGTcagaatactgagcagctacaagaaggaatgaagctgtgagacatgcaactaagtgaatggaccttgagtacagcattttgagtgaagcacaccagaaataagaggacaaacattataatgcctcactattacggactaactataatgtgtaaactctgagaactgaatcttagagcacagattatcaggggaatgcttattggaaatggtccctagactgtaagctcttacagcagtcacatctatttctgagttgtaatggttatctctaaatcttGAGATGCTGAGTTTCTTatgtataatctggttggtctctggaactctTATGTGTGACACCCAAGACTTGGGAGATAGAGCTTgacagctataaatgtcagttattaCCCAACATGGCAACtgctgaaagaactgaaaaagagttcagacttcaattagacatatgaacaaagcggatctggttaggactaaggcaaatcaggcccaagggtaatggacaatactgactgggttttaaaactacaacttttgtgcgaGACCAAGGAaggggatgtttatttggtacaggatctatattttctgtagcagacTAGATAATGTAACTTGTACTATCAGTTTGTCTGAACACCAtggtgcatggagctgtgaatgggaagtgggatatGGTGAGTTTATATAGgtggggtgaaatcccaacacatcccagactaatatgggcagagagtaaaagtgtatttgcagggcccccccaaggaactggggagaaatgtggacaTGTTggccttccccacctgggttattgttgattttcccacaaacactgaggactgccaatttagtgggccgagctctcaatctgggggctttcccttgtgggGCTAGTTGCTGAAAGGGAGAGGCcgagcctacttgtaattgtacccagagagcctctttgttgcttagatgtggcagcccacttggcaggtgaattcactgccctccccccatatgggacatgacatccaggggtgtaaatccccccgGCAACGCAGGAAATGATTCCTGCGGATGAGCATGGACCCAGctctgtgggactgagaggatcttcttgaccaaaaggaagaagagagatgaaacaaaataaggttccagtggcggagagatttcaagtagtcaagaggtcactctggagggtattcttatgcgctatatagatatcactttttagtttttagtgtgttggaatggctagagggaaatacctgcagctgttgaactgcaacccagtgaccttgattcttgaagatgattgtgtaactagtggcttgcacagtgtgactgtgtgattgtgaaaaccttgtggctcacactccctttatccagtgtatggacagatgagttgaaaaatgggaacaaaaatgagatgaagaatagggtgggatggaggggatggaaagatttaagtgttcttttttgcttttagttttattttggagtaaggaaaaggttcaaaaattgattctggtgatgaatgcacaaatgtatgatggtgctgtgaataactgtacactgtggatgactgtagggtgtgtgaatatatctcaataaaactgtattttaaaaaagtaaatgaacaatgggggggagGAAATgtgatgttttggatgttctttttaattttaattttaattttattttttggagtaatgaaaatgttcaaggattgattgtggtgatgaatgcacaactatatgactaTACTGTGAACTGActatatactttgaatgattgtatgttacgtgattatatctcagtaaaattgcattaaaaactcATTTATTTAAACTGCTTAGAAAATAGGGATTGTCTGAATTagtgaaaaatattaattgttttttaaagacagtttcattgtttttataGCTTCTACCAAACTCCTTCTAGGCTGTTTCCTTCCCTGTTTTTTGTATCAAAACTTACACATAGTGCCATCTAACAACAGCTACCATTaattaagcactttacatacagTATTTCATTTCAACATTGAAATAAATTATTCCCATtgcataaatgaggaaactgaggcagagtgaTTAAGCTGCCAAAGGTCACACAACTATTAAGTGGCAGAGTTGGcattaaaatttttctcaatgttaactattttaaagtttattctgCTCCTGATTTTACTGCATTATTCTTATAAACAGGCAGTGGGGTACAATTTACTGATCCTTGTTCTAGAGGACAAGTTAATTCTAGTTCATCTTAATTCTAAATTAGCCAGGGTCAATTTAATGATGTTTCAAAAGGACCAAAAAAGCAAACTCACTTTTTTTGAACTGCCTTCTACAGAGATGGGTTTTAAGAGGTTGTTCACAATCATGGAATAATTCTTCCCATTTAGATTCTTCACCAGTAGATCAAATGACCTATAACACAATAATGAATACATTATCTTTCTGGTTCTACGAAAGTTGCTCTACAGTTCTTGCAGAAAAGAAGCTACCAGTTTTCTATCAGGGTCTGCATTTGTCCATTCCAGATAACAAAGGGGTGAAGACACACCCCTTCAAAGTAGGTGTGAAGAATAATTAATTCTAAATTTAAGCACAATTTCAGAAACCCAAAGAATTTCAGAAACCCAAAGAAAAAAGCCCCATGCTAAGGCAATCTATGACTTTTAATGATTAATCTGATCACTGTCTTCTTCTCCATTATAATGAGAACTCAAACTCACCTCTCTGTGAAATGCACCTGCACATTCTCAGTGGGGACCTGATGAACTCCAGTTAAGGTAATGtaaattttgacaaatttatCTGACTGATCCCATCCTAGCAACAAGAACAAAAAGATGGGACACAAATAAATCTCTGAAATTTTCTCTAGAACAGCAAATGCATGAGACTCATAATAAAACTGggtaataaatacataaaaattcagtaataaaacatgaaaaaaaagatCTGGAAAATTAtctagatggagaaactgagactcaaagcaGTTAAGTGAATCTAAAGTTAGTCATCTAGCAAATGGCAAAACccggattcaaatccaggtctacTGAACacaaaagtccatgttcttttttttttttttatgtaaggaattttaatatgaaataaaattgtaatGGGAAGAAACATTTGAAGAACTCAaagcatttaatttaatttcattaaatataaatctaattttatatacatattttcactTAACCATAACCCTTcagattaattaaaaatatatataatatatataaatataatatatttttctaagtccatgttcttttaattacTTAGAATAAACTAAAGAATATGATAGTTAGATACATTCTTTAAGAGTAgctcattttccctttttatggaattattttttGACCTATACCTAAATACCGGTAATTCTCTACCAAGACTGACACCTAAACATCAGTTctgtttaattttatcatttctgtttctcCTGGCAGTCCAACAAATGCAATCCTAGCTTCCCCAATTTCTTTCTGGAACAAGATAGCATACAAATTCAGAGTCCAATTCTTTACCCAAATCTGCTCATTTGACTAACCTATCAATATCTACTAAATGCTATTTCACTATATTATCGGACTGTTTACAAATTATcaacacaaaaaaacacacaaacttcaCATAAAAAGAGTACTATATATCAGTAATTATTTCCCTGACTGTTCCTCACAGAAAAGAAATTCAGTGTTAAACAAGAAACATGTCTGGAGAGTTCTGTGGAACTTCACCTTGTGTCTTCTCATTCAGTCCATCCTCCTCTTGATTGTTACAGGAGTTTTCTCCTTAAACATAAATCTAGGTTCCTGATTAAAATgtcatctccacccttccctAAGCCTAACACCTTCACATCAGTTTCCTACAGTCAACTGAGTATACAGTAAGTCTCTTAAGTACAATGCACAATGCTCTTTGCTATCTGGCCTCTACCCTAGCACAATACTCAGAAGTTcttcatgcctttcatttctcTATTTGTGTCCTTTGCTTATGCTATTCCCTTCCTTTTCCATTTGTTAAACAAACTCTGAACATTCTCCCTGACTATTCCTTACCTCCACTGGAATTACTTCTTCAGTGGTATTCCTGTAACACTTTATAAATTTCTATTCAGTTTAGATaagcaaatatttaaagtacCCAGTTTGCTAGACACtgtgaacacaaagaaaaataagactgTCCTTGCACTCATGAGGGTTCATCACTCAGATTCAAGCCACACTGCttccaaaacaaaaaagtgaATCTCTATTGAGAGAAAATGGTATTATTACATTGTATAAGGTATCAGTTATATACCCGGGTCCCAAACGCACCATGGGCAGGAAGGGACTAGTCTTAGCCATTGTTTTGTTTCCACAAGTCAAAGCACAATAATGACACATATTAGGTGCTCAAACTTATTTATTGTATTCAACTGGATTCCTGTCCTCTTAATTTTGGTGGTTGTTTGACAAAGTGAAACAAAACCAAATGCAAAAAAACAGCTGTGTTCATATATACTAAATGAACATCAGAATACATTCCTTCCTTGTTGCTACACATCTTCTTTGTACTTAAGTCATACTGCTTTCACACTGACAGCTTCTAGAacatatccttttatttttcatctcaaaAAGCAAAGCACCTTATAAGTAAGAAATGACAGGCCAGCTTCCAAGCCACTATAAACAAACattcaaaactattttaaaaattaatttgttagCAGGTCACAACTGGGGAATAGGTTGCTTACAGGCAGAAACAATTGGATATAGGGGAATGAGTCATACCATAGTTACTGATTTTCACTGTATATCCTGTTGTAATGGGAGCAACTACAGCTGCTGGCTTTTCATTTTCAAGAGGTTCTGccttcccttgtgatttctgcTGCATcttgttcttgatttccttctcaacCTTGCATTTTTCAGTTGTAAGGGCATCACGCACTCTTTTTCTAGTGGCTTTTTCCAGCAATACCTTCACCTCTTCCAGATCTTTCTGTAGCTGTGTTAAAATAAAAGATGAGTTAGCTATGATAAATAGGTAATGATCTGATATTGTGCTTATCACTTATTTCAACTTACTAAAATAAGAGCTAAGAATGAATaggttaatttaaattttctaagacTGTGTTGCAACTTGGATTCTTCTCTTCAGGCTGCTGAAATTTAATTAACTCAagcttccttctttttaaaagaaagcctTAATTTTCAACAACAGATAATCAAGCCTAAAACTTCCAATTTGGTAGACAGTTATCTGCCTGTGTTTTAGAACACTGTATTTACAAGA from Choloepus didactylus isolate mChoDid1 chromosome 2, mChoDid1.pri, whole genome shotgun sequence encodes the following:
- the LOC119526315 gene encoding calcyclin-binding protein, whose product is MASALEELQKDLEEVKVLLEKATRKRVRDALTTEKCKVEKEIKNKMQQKSQGKAEPLENEKPAAVVAPITTGYTVKISNYGWDQSDKFVKIYITLTGVHQVPTENVQVHFTERSFDLLVKNLNGKNYSMIVNNLLKPISVEGSSKKVKTDTVLILCRKKAENTRWEYLTQVEKECKEKEKPSYDTETDPSEGLMNVLKKIYEDGDDDMKRTINKAWVESREKQAKGDTEF